The DNA segment GAAAAAATCGGTCATTGGAAACACGGTGGCATTGTAGGGGTTAAAGGATACGGCGGAGGTGTTGTCGGACGTTATTCCGATGATCCCGAGCGATTCCCCCATGCTAAGGAATTTCACACTATCAGGGTCAATCAGCCGGCGGGATTCTTCTATACCACGAAAAAACTGCGGGACATGGCGGACGTTTGGGACAAATACGGCAGCGGCCTGTACAACATGCACGGCTCTACCGGCGATATTATTCTACTGGGTACTACCACCGAGAACCTGCAGCCTTGTGTGGATGAACTGGCGGATGTGGGCTTTGACTTAGGCGGGTCCGGCGGGGCTCTGCGGACTCCCAGCTGCTGCGTAGGGCAGGCTCGCTGCGCTACGGCCTGTATCGACAGCATGGAAATTACCCGCGAAATCACCATGCATTATCAGAATGAACTTCACCGGCCGGCCTGGCCCTATAAGTTCAAAATCAAAGTTTCGGCCTGTCCTAATGACTGCGCCGCCGCCTCGGCCCGGTCCGACCTGGCGGTTATCGGGGTATGGCGCGACGCGCTGCTGATTGACCAGGCAGCGGTGCGGGAGTATGTGAACAACGGCTTCAATATCTTTGACCGGGTTATCCGCAAGTGTCCCACTGCTGCCATTGACTGGGACAGCCAAAAGCAGGAACTGGAATTGCGGACAGAAGACTGTGTGCACTGTATGCACTGTATTAACGCAATGCCCAAGGCATTGCGGATCGGCAAGGAACGGGGCGCATCCCTCCTGATCGGTGGTAAGGCGCCGGTGGTTAAAGGCGCTATGATTGGCTGGGTGCTGGTGCCGTTTATGAAAATGGAGCCGCCGTTTAATGAGTTTAAAGATCTCGTCGACAAGATCACCGACTGGTGGGCTGAGCACGGCAAGAACCGCGAACGGGTGGGAGAACTGATCGACCGCATAGGCTTGAGCGTATTTTTGAAAGAAATCGGCCTGCCGCCTCTGCCGCAGATGGTCCATGCTCCCCGCAGCAACCCCTATATCTTCTGGTATCCGGAGGAGGTAGAAAAACATGGCGAGAAATGATTTTGGCCCGCCCGATTACCGGGAATTGATTCCCCCTGTCATTCAAAAAAATTACGGTCAGTGGAAATATCACACTATCCCCCGCCCCGGCGTTCTTAAACATGTCAGTGATACGGGCGATGTCCTT comes from the Acetonema longum DSM 6540 genome and includes:
- the dsrA gene encoding dissimilatory-type sulfite reductase subunit alpha yields the protein MDELKTPLLDELEKGEWPSFVKEIKRAAAKNPGARDLLRQLEASYREKIGHWKHGGIVGVKGYGGGVVGRYSDDPERFPHAKEFHTIRVNQPAGFFYTTKKLRDMADVWDKYGSGLYNMHGSTGDIILLGTTTENLQPCVDELADVGFDLGGSGGALRTPSCCVGQARCATACIDSMEITREITMHYQNELHRPAWPYKFKIKVSACPNDCAAASARSDLAVIGVWRDALLIDQAAVREYVNNGFNIFDRVIRKCPTAAIDWDSQKQELELRTEDCVHCMHCINAMPKALRIGKERGASLLIGGKAPVVKGAMIGWVLVPFMKMEPPFNEFKDLVDKITDWWAEHGKNRERVGELIDRIGLSVFLKEIGLPPLPQMVHAPRSNPYIFWYPEEVEKHGEK